A genomic stretch from Serratia entomophila includes:
- a CDS encoding ribokinase, translated as MKGKVCVFGSFNLDIVAGMARFPQPGESLIARNSMMGAGGKGANQATAALRAGARVHYIGKVGRDDFGSFARRHLAGAGFDAVTLFSTGECPTGNALIYVAGEDAENMIAVDPGANLTFSDEEVRQCRPAIAAADILLTQLENNLSAIEQVVAIAREANTFVILNPAPFQPVPDSLLAQVDLLTPNATECTLLTGVQVRDLASARRAAQVLHAKGIRLLIVTLGTQGALFSDGERSEPIPAFPAQPKDTTGAGDAFNGALAAQLANNVPLSDAARFAAAYAAVCVERAGAAASMPSYKEALERQRAPVS; from the coding sequence ATGAAAGGCAAAGTATGCGTATTCGGTTCGTTCAACCTGGACATCGTCGCCGGCATGGCGCGTTTCCCGCAGCCCGGGGAATCGCTGATCGCCCGCAACAGCATGATGGGCGCGGGCGGCAAGGGCGCCAACCAGGCTACCGCCGCGCTGCGCGCCGGGGCGCGGGTGCATTACATCGGCAAGGTGGGGCGTGATGATTTTGGCAGTTTCGCCCGGCGCCACCTCGCCGGCGCCGGGTTCGACGCGGTGACGCTGTTCTCCACCGGTGAGTGCCCGACCGGCAACGCGCTGATTTACGTGGCGGGGGAGGATGCGGAAAACATGATCGCCGTCGATCCCGGCGCCAACCTGACGTTCAGCGACGAAGAGGTGCGGCAATGTCGGCCGGCGATCGCCGCCGCAGACATTTTGCTGACCCAGCTGGAGAACAACCTGTCGGCGATCGAACAGGTGGTGGCCATCGCCCGCGAGGCGAACACCTTCGTCATCCTCAACCCGGCGCCGTTTCAACCGGTGCCGGACAGCCTGCTGGCGCAGGTTGACCTGCTGACCCCCAACGCCACCGAGTGCACGCTGCTGACCGGTGTGCAGGTGCGGGATCTGGCCTCGGCGCGCCGGGCGGCGCAGGTGTTGCACGCCAAGGGCATCCGGCTGCTGATCGTCACGCTGGGCACCCAGGGCGCGCTGTTTTCCGACGGCGAACGCAGCGAGCCGATCCCGGCGTTTCCGGCGCAGCCGAAAGACACCACCGGCGCCGGTGACGCGTTTAACGGCGCATTGGCGGCGCAGCTGGCGAATAACGTGCCGCTAAGCGATGCGGCGCGCTTTGCGGCGGCCTATGCGGCGGTGTGCGTGGAGCGCGCCGGGGCGGCGGCGTCGATGCCGAGCTATAAGGAGGCGCTGGAACGCCAACGGGCGCCGGTGTCGTAA
- a CDS encoding HD domain-containing protein, which produces MSSAVPALDFGSMTQVVQFLMEIDKLKSVQRRTKVLGTQRQENSAEHSWHFAVAALSLAPYAGEGVDIQRVIQMALLHDIVEIDAGDVLVYDLAARAAIHDQEVAAARRLFGMLPEAQREYFTALWQEYEDAETPDARFALVLDRTMPMLMNLHNGGQSWVENGISLEQVLERNTLIADVHPELWHHLLQHLQDAQRKGWLK; this is translated from the coding sequence ATGTCATCCGCTGTACCCGCGTTAGATTTCGGCTCCATGACCCAGGTCGTTCAGTTCCTGATGGAAATCGACAAGTTGAAAAGCGTGCAACGCCGCACCAAAGTGCTGGGCACCCAGCGCCAGGAAAACTCCGCCGAGCACAGCTGGCACTTCGCCGTCGCCGCGCTCAGCCTGGCGCCCTATGCCGGTGAAGGCGTGGACATCCAGCGGGTGATCCAGATGGCGCTGCTGCATGACATCGTGGAAATCGACGCCGGTGACGTGCTGGTTTACGATCTGGCGGCCCGCGCGGCGATCCACGATCAGGAAGTGGCGGCGGCGCGCCGGCTGTTCGGCATGTTGCCGGAAGCCCAACGCGAGTATTTCACCGCTTTATGGCAGGAATATGAAGACGCCGAGACCCCCGACGCGCGCTTTGCGCTGGTGCTGGACCGCACCATGCCGATGCTGATGAACCTGCATAATGGCGGGCAAAGCTGGGTGGAAAACGGTATCAGCCTTGAGCAAGTGCTGGAACGCAATACCCTCATTGCCGACGTCCACCCCGAGCTGTGGCATCACCTGCTGCAGCACCTGCAGGACGCGCAGCGCAAAGGCTGGCTGAAGTAA
- the alsK gene encoding allose kinase produces the protein MMHHFLGVDVGGTNTRLLLMDDAGNFSGYRKVATAGWAQHGDPLAALGDLIAGCRQDRPLAQVMLGLPGILSRDRTAVLSLPFIPALDGRPVAALLAELLGVPVRMDKDVNHLLWWDLQQLSALPQVAVGLYLGTGMGNSLWLDGDFYHGAHGAAGELGHIPWPGHQGACPCGKRGCVESLTSGHWLTGWARQNAAATPFAQLFERHGEHPELRHFVERLAQAIAIEMNILDPQRLILGGGVIAMAGFPLARLEQQIRCHLRGPQPAQGLAISVSRITDETGCKGACLAARRHFQPTREHRQ, from the coding sequence ATGATGCACCATTTTCTTGGCGTTGACGTAGGCGGCACCAATACTCGCCTGCTGTTGATGGATGATGCGGGCAATTTCAGCGGCTACCGCAAGGTGGCGACCGCCGGCTGGGCGCAGCACGGCGATCCCCTGGCGGCGCTGGGGGATCTGATCGCCGGCTGCCGGCAGGATCGCCCGCTGGCGCAGGTGATGCTCGGATTGCCGGGGATCCTCAGCCGCGATCGCACGGCGGTGCTGTCGCTGCCGTTTATCCCGGCGCTGGACGGCCGGCCGGTGGCGGCGTTGCTGGCTGAATTGCTGGGGGTGCCGGTGCGAATGGACAAGGACGTCAATCACCTGCTGTGGTGGGATCTGCAGCAGCTGTCGGCGCTGCCGCAGGTGGCGGTGGGGCTGTATCTGGGCACCGGCATGGGCAACAGCCTGTGGCTGGACGGCGATTTTTATCACGGCGCGCACGGCGCCGCCGGCGAACTGGGGCACATCCCCTGGCCGGGCCACCAGGGCGCTTGCCCCTGCGGCAAGCGGGGATGCGTCGAAAGCCTGACCTCCGGCCATTGGCTGACCGGCTGGGCGCGGCAAAACGCGGCAGCAACGCCGTTTGCCCAACTGTTTGAACGCCACGGCGAGCATCCTGAATTGCGGCATTTCGTCGAGCGGCTGGCGCAGGCCATCGCCATCGAGATGAACATTCTCGATCCGCAGCGGCTGATCCTCGGTGGCGGGGTGATCGCCATGGCCGGTTTTCCACTGGCGCGGCTGGAGCAACAGATCCGCTGTCATCTGCGCGGCCCGCAGCCGGCGCAGGGGCTGGCAATATCCGTCAGTCGCATCACCGATGAGACCGGCTGCAAAGGCGCTTGCCTGGCAGCCCGACGCCACTTCCAACCGACCAGGGAGCACAGACAATGA
- the alsE gene encoding D-allulose 6-phosphate 3-epimerase, producing MKYQISPSLMCMNLMDIRQQLAVLNRRADMLHIDIMDGHYVKNITLSPFFIEQIRPHTPLVLDVHLMVENPTDFIEPIARAGADFICPHAETINRDAFRVINQIRALGKKVGVVLNPATPVEFIRHYIHLLDKVTVMTVDPGYAGQPFIPEMLDKIRQLSDLKRRHGYGYLIEIDGSCNQRTYRDLMGAGAEVLIVGSSGLFNLDADLEAAWEKMLDQMRQAA from the coding sequence ATGAAATACCAGATTTCCCCCTCACTGATGTGCATGAACCTGATGGATATCCGCCAGCAGCTGGCGGTGCTGAACCGCCGCGCCGACATGCTGCACATCGATATCATGGACGGCCACTACGTTAAGAACATTACCCTGTCGCCGTTTTTTATCGAACAGATCCGCCCGCACACTCCGCTGGTGCTGGACGTGCACCTGATGGTGGAAAACCCGACCGATTTTATCGAACCCATCGCCCGCGCCGGCGCTGACTTTATCTGCCCGCACGCCGAGACCATCAACCGCGACGCTTTCCGGGTGATCAATCAGATCCGCGCGCTGGGCAAAAAGGTCGGGGTGGTGCTGAACCCGGCGACGCCGGTGGAGTTTATTCGCCACTATATCCACCTGCTGGACAAGGTAACCGTGATGACCGTCGATCCGGGCTATGCCGGGCAACCGTTTATTCCAGAGATGCTGGACAAGATCCGCCAGCTCAGCGATCTGAAGCGGCGGCACGGCTACGGCTACCTGATCGAGATCGACGGATCCTGCAACCAGCGCACCTATCGCGATCTGATGGGCGCCGGCGCCGAGGTGTTGATCGTCGGCAGTTCCGGGCTGTTCAACCTCGATGCGGATCTGGAGGCGGCGTGGGAAAAAATGCTGGATCAAATGCGGCAGGCAGCCTGA
- a CDS encoding DUF2165 family protein: MIIRLSKALLVCAIALFATLVAFGNITDYGANFAFVRHVFMMDTIFPDATIGYRAIQSPWLHHAGYLLIIALESLTALLCWLGGLRLLRGIKLPARAFNQRKTWATAGLTLGFLTWQVGFMSIGGEWFGMWMSQQWNGVPSAFRFFVTIILVLIYLVQRDGELDE; this comes from the coding sequence ATGATCATACGCTTATCCAAGGCGCTGCTGGTCTGCGCCATCGCGCTGTTCGCCACGCTGGTAGCCTTCGGCAACATCACCGATTACGGCGCCAACTTCGCCTTTGTGCGCCACGTCTTTATGATGGACACGATTTTCCCCGATGCCACCATTGGCTACCGCGCCATACAGTCGCCCTGGCTGCACCACGCCGGCTATCTGCTGATCATCGCGTTGGAAAGCCTGACCGCGCTGCTGTGCTGGCTTGGCGGCCTGCGCCTGCTGCGGGGGATAAAGCTGCCGGCGCGGGCGTTCAACCAACGTAAAACATGGGCGACCGCCGGCCTGACCCTGGGGTTCCTCACCTGGCAGGTCGGGTTTATGTCGATAGGCGGAGAGTGGTTCGGCATGTGGATGTCGCAGCAATGGAACGGCGTGCCCAGCGCATTCCGCTTTTTCGTCACCATTATCTTGGTGCTGATTTATCTGGTGCAGCGCGATGGGGAATTGGACGAGTAA
- the ygfZ gene encoding tRNA-modifying protein YgfZ gives MAYKFPFPPRQPSASTHLPLTLISLEDWALVTLNGPDTVKYLQGQVTADIDALAADQHVLCGHCDAKGKMWSNLRLFHRGEGFAYLERRSVLDSQLAEIKKYAVFSKITIAADNDAVLLGIAGFQARAALAGIFTALPDAEHPVVQDGDTTLLQFAEPAERFLLVTTAAVAERLVAKLHEQAQLNDSGQWLALDIESGYPIIDSANSAQLIPQATNLQALQGISFSKGCYTGQEMVARAKFRGANKRALYWLEGKAGRTPQAAEDLELQLGENWRRTGTVLAASQLADGRLWVQVVMNNDLAADSRLRVRDDAASHLAIKPLPYSLVEEK, from the coding sequence ATGGCGTATAAATTCCCATTCCCACCGCGTCAACCTTCCGCCTCCACCCATCTGCCCCTGACCCTGATCTCGCTGGAAGATTGGGCGCTGGTGACGCTGAACGGGCCGGACACGGTGAAATACCTTCAGGGCCAGGTGACGGCGGATATCGACGCGCTGGCGGCAGACCAGCACGTGCTGTGCGGCCATTGCGACGCCAAGGGCAAAATGTGGAGCAACCTGCGCCTGTTCCACCGCGGCGAGGGCTTCGCCTATCTGGAACGCCGCAGCGTGCTGGACAGCCAGTTGGCGGAAATCAAAAAGTACGCGGTGTTCTCCAAGATAACCATCGCCGCCGATAACGACGCGGTGCTGCTGGGCATCGCCGGTTTCCAGGCGCGCGCCGCGCTGGCGGGCATTTTCACCGCGCTGCCGGATGCCGAACACCCGGTGGTGCAGGACGGCGACACCACGCTGTTGCAGTTCGCCGAGCCGGCTGAGCGTTTCCTGCTGGTGACCACCGCCGCGGTGGCCGAACGGCTGGTGGCCAAACTGCACGAACAGGCACAGCTGAACGACAGCGGCCAGTGGCTGGCGCTGGATATCGAATCCGGTTACCCGATTATCGACAGCGCCAACAGCGCGCAGCTGATCCCGCAGGCCACCAACCTGCAGGCGCTGCAGGGCATCAGCTTCAGCAAGGGGTGTTACACCGGCCAGGAAATGGTGGCGCGCGCCAAATTCCGCGGCGCCAACAAACGCGCGCTGTACTGGCTGGAAGGCAAGGCCGGGCGAACGCCGCAGGCGGCTGAGGATCTGGAGCTGCAGCTGGGCGAGAACTGGCGCCGCACCGGCACGGTGCTGGCCGCCAGCCAACTGGCCGACGGCCGGCTGTGGGTGCAGGTGGTGATGAATAACGATCTGGCAGCCGACAGCAGGCTGCGGGTGCGCGATGACGCCGCCAGCCATCTGGCGATCAAACCGCTGCCCTATTCGCTGGTGGAAGAAAAATAA
- a CDS encoding substrate-binding domain-containing protein yields MKKSVLAGLFASLLLSLSAQAADKVKMGVVVKIGGIPWFNAMEAGIKSEGARRGIDAWMVGPTAADPALQVRAIEDLIAQKVDIIGVVPNDARVLEPVLKRAKEAGIKVIVHESPGQKYADWDFELVDAGQHGVNHMKALAACMKEQGKYAVYVGSLTVPLHITWSDSAINYQKQHYPHMQLVGDKFGVGESLDDSVRTTNDLMAKYPDLKGVLAFGSQGPIGAGRAVLNRGKSKDICVIGPFSPGQGASLVNRGAIRGGYIWNPMVAGEVFVRIADMMSKGEKITDGMSIEGMGKVQVDERQRTILGNATESLDQQNLPKLVKMGL; encoded by the coding sequence ATGAAAAAATCCGTACTGGCCGGTTTGTTTGCCTCGCTGCTGCTGTCGCTGTCTGCGCAGGCGGCGGACAAAGTCAAAATGGGCGTGGTGGTGAAAATCGGCGGTATCCCCTGGTTCAACGCCATGGAGGCCGGCATCAAGAGCGAAGGCGCCAGGCGCGGCATCGATGCCTGGATGGTCGGCCCGACGGCGGCGGATCCGGCGCTGCAGGTGCGCGCCATCGAAGATTTGATCGCCCAAAAGGTGGACATCATCGGCGTGGTGCCGAACGACGCCCGGGTGCTGGAGCCGGTGCTGAAACGCGCGAAGGAGGCCGGCATCAAGGTGATCGTGCATGAATCCCCCGGGCAGAAATACGCCGACTGGGACTTTGAGCTGGTCGATGCCGGCCAGCACGGGGTCAACCATATGAAAGCGCTGGCCGCCTGCATGAAGGAACAGGGCAAATATGCGGTGTACGTCGGCAGCCTGACGGTGCCGCTGCATATCACCTGGTCGGACTCGGCGATTAACTACCAGAAACAGCACTACCCGCACATGCAGCTGGTGGGCGACAAGTTCGGCGTGGGCGAATCGCTGGATGACAGCGTGCGCACCACCAACGATCTGATGGCCAAATATCCGGACCTGAAGGGCGTGCTGGCCTTCGGTTCGCAGGGGCCAATCGGCGCCGGGCGCGCGGTGCTCAACCGCGGCAAGAGCAAGGATATCTGCGTGATCGGGCCGTTCAGCCCGGGCCAGGGCGCTTCGCTGGTCAACCGCGGCGCCATCAGGGGCGGCTATATCTGGAACCCGATGGTAGCCGGCGAGGTGTTTGTGCGCATCGCCGACATGATGAGCAAGGGCGAAAAGATAACCGACGGCATGAGCATCGAAGGCATGGGCAAGGTGCAGGTGGATGAGCGGCAGCGCACCATTCTCGGCAACGCCACCGAAAGCCTGGACCAACAAAACCTGCCGAAGCTGGTGAAGATGGGGCTGTGA
- a CDS encoding ABC transporter permease, which yields MFNNLKFRPDGAAVGLLALLLAVVLAFSLLMPGRFFSAATFTSVAFQLPELGLLTLAMFIPILSGGLNLCIIASANLTSLLMAWLLIRFLPPDAGLALQALWLALALAAAMLLGGLIGAATGALVAYVGAHPILVTLATMTTVNGIGIYLTRGAALSGMPDIVRFIGAESLLGIPVPLMIFLLTAALLALFLQKTRLGKCIYMSGSNINATHFSGVNTRRVLIAIYSLSSLLCVIAGLVMMARFNSARMGYGDSYLLLTVLAIILGGTDPFGGFGRVSGVVLALIVLQVISTGLNLMNVSPHFSLAMWGAVLITVLAIKFFRNHYRQRRAVRRSAAKARAAVGNS from the coding sequence ATGTTCAACAACCTGAAATTTCGCCCGGACGGCGCCGCCGTCGGCCTGTTGGCGCTGCTGCTGGCGGTGGTGCTGGCGTTCAGCCTGCTGATGCCGGGGCGCTTCTTCAGCGCCGCCACCTTCACCAGCGTGGCGTTTCAGCTGCCGGAGCTGGGCCTGCTGACGCTGGCGATGTTCATCCCGATCCTCAGCGGCGGCCTGAACCTGTGCATTATCGCCAGCGCCAACCTGACCAGCCTGCTGATGGCCTGGCTGTTGATCCGCTTTCTGCCGCCGGACGCCGGGCTGGCGCTGCAGGCGCTGTGGCTGGCATTGGCGCTGGCGGCGGCGATGCTGTTGGGGGGGCTGATCGGCGCGGCGACCGGCGCGCTGGTGGCCTATGTCGGCGCACACCCGATCCTGGTGACGCTGGCCACCATGACCACCGTCAACGGCATCGGCATCTACCTGACGCGCGGCGCGGCGCTGAGCGGCATGCCGGATATCGTGCGCTTTATCGGCGCCGAAAGCCTGCTCGGCATCCCGGTGCCGCTGATGATTTTCCTGCTGACCGCCGCACTGCTGGCGCTGTTTCTGCAGAAAACCCGGCTCGGCAAATGCATCTACATGAGCGGCAGCAATATCAACGCCACCCACTTCAGCGGAGTCAACACCCGCCGGGTGCTGATCGCCATCTACAGCCTCTCCAGCCTGCTGTGCGTCATTGCCGGGCTGGTGATGATGGCGCGCTTCAACTCGGCGCGCATGGGCTACGGCGATTCTTACCTGCTGTTGACGGTGCTGGCGATCATCCTGGGCGGCACCGATCCGTTCGGCGGCTTCGGGCGGGTCAGCGGCGTGGTGCTGGCGTTGATCGTATTGCAGGTGATCTCTACCGGTCTGAACCTGATGAACGTCAGCCCGCACTTCAGCCTGGCGATGTGGGGCGCGGTATTGATAACCGTCTTGGCGATTAAATTCTTCCGTAACCACTACCGGCAGCGGCGGGCGGTGCGCCGCAGCGCGGCGAAGGCCAGGGCGGCGGTGGGCAACTCATAA
- the trhA gene encoding PAQR family membrane homeostasis protein TrhA, which yields MGETGVVKTGTEKIAAAAYPWAEEIANSISHGIGLVFGIVGLVLLLVQAVDTGADVTAITSYSLYGGSMILLYLASTLYHAIPHQKAKHWLKKFDHCAIYLLIAGTYTPFLLVGLNSPLAKGLMAVIWGLALLGVLFKLAFAHRFEALSLVTYLTMGWLSLIVIYQLATRLDIGGVTLLAVGGVVYTLGVIFYASKRFRFGHAIWHGFVLGGSVCHFMAIYLYV from the coding sequence ATGGGAGAAACGGGCGTAGTGAAAACCGGAACCGAGAAAATTGCCGCCGCGGCCTATCCGTGGGCGGAAGAAATAGCCAACAGCATCAGCCACGGCATCGGGCTGGTGTTCGGCATTGTCGGCCTGGTGCTGCTGCTGGTGCAGGCGGTGGACACCGGTGCCGACGTGACGGCCATCACCAGCTACAGCCTGTACGGCGGCAGCATGATCCTGCTTTATCTTGCTTCCACGCTGTACCATGCCATCCCTCACCAAAAAGCCAAGCACTGGCTGAAAAAATTCGATCACTGCGCTATATACCTTTTGATTGCCGGTACTTACACGCCATTTTTGCTGGTGGGGCTGAATTCGCCGCTGGCCAAGGGCCTGATGGCGGTAATCTGGGGGCTGGCGCTGCTGGGGGTGTTGTTCAAACTGGCTTTTGCCCACCGCTTTGAAGCGTTGTCGCTGGTGACCTATCTGACCATGGGCTGGCTGTCGCTGATCGTGATTTATCAGCTGGCGACGCGGCTGGACATCGGCGGCGTGACCCTGCTGGCGGTGGGTGGAGTGGTCTATACCCTCGGGGTGATTTTCTACGCCTCCAAACGCTTCCGCTTCGGCCACGCCATTTGGCACGGTTTCGTGCTCGGCGGCAGCGTCTGCCACTTTATGGCGATCTATCTGTACGTCTGA
- a CDS encoding DeoR/GlpR family DNA-binding transcription regulator, which yields MLPVERHRFIAEVLSQRGRVMVQEVAQLCHISIETARRDLALLERRGLLLRSHGGAVFVEQPPVEKAYVPAEIDQGESFRQRSNDAPDQKTRIAKRALDFIAPGDCLLLDSSSSSWFLARQLPDISLVVLTNSLHIIQTLACKANVRTIGLGGEYSAKYEDFIGVLAEQMLKEFVINKLFFSCHGICQDGGIRESNEHHARLKQQMLLASERKFLLVDSSKFGRRSFARICHYREIDTLITDRLSDDEFRQELAWNNVDVIEVSPAAKKPAR from the coding sequence ATGCTGCCTGTAGAACGTCATCGCTTTATCGCCGAAGTCTTGAGCCAGCGCGGCCGCGTCATGGTGCAGGAGGTGGCGCAGCTGTGCCACATCTCGATCGAGACGGCGCGGCGTGATTTGGCCCTGCTGGAACGGCGCGGCCTGCTGTTGCGCAGCCACGGCGGGGCGGTGTTTGTCGAACAACCGCCGGTGGAAAAGGCGTATGTGCCGGCGGAGATCGATCAGGGCGAATCTTTTCGCCAGCGCAGCAACGATGCGCCCGATCAGAAAACGCGCATCGCCAAGCGCGCGTTGGATTTCATCGCGCCGGGCGATTGCCTGCTGCTGGACAGCAGCTCCAGCAGTTGGTTCCTGGCCCGGCAGTTGCCGGACATCTCGCTGGTGGTGTTGACCAATTCGCTGCACATCATCCAGACGCTGGCCTGCAAGGCCAACGTGCGCACCATCGGATTGGGCGGGGAGTATTCCGCCAAGTACGAGGATTTTATCGGCGTGCTGGCGGAGCAGATGCTGAAGGAGTTCGTTATCAACAAGCTGTTTTTCTCCTGCCACGGCATCTGCCAGGACGGCGGCATTCGCGAGAGCAACGAACACCATGCGCGGCTCAAGCAGCAGATGCTGCTGGCCTCCGAACGCAAGTTTTTGCTGGTGGACAGCAGCAAGTTCGGCCGTCGCTCTTTCGCCCGCATCTGCCACTACCGGGAGATAGACACCCTGATCACCGATCGTCTCAGCGACGACGAATTCCGCCAGGAGCTGGCGTGGAACAACGTTGACGTGATTGAGGTTTCGCCCGCCGCCAAAAAACCGGCGAGATAA
- a CDS encoding sugar ABC transporter ATP-binding protein, which yields MAISGMTAAQGAPLIELQHLSMTFGGQRALNDISLALMPGEVHCLAGTNGCGKSTLIKAIAGVYQPDAGSRITLGERRFSRLSPEQARGFGIQVIYQDLSLFPNLTVAENIAFEHNLRGLLGWYRPARLRRTAERLLSELNFNLDLDRRVEELPIAQRQQVAICRALVAQARLVIMDEPTASLTRTEVNQLLRTVNYLKEKGICVVFVSHRLDEVLEISDRVTVIRDGNKIGTWPAAEITSERLTELMTGLKLDYQLKAPNLNPERVMLEVERLSRGGQYRDVSFRLHQGEVLGLCGLLGSGRTELALSLFGMTRPDSGKIYLDSKPVRFRSHEDAIKSGIGYVSEDRLTLGLVLQQSVADNTVLTILDQLRGRFRLIDDYRKNRIVAQWIERLGVRVADPEQAISTLSGGNQQKIVLAKWVLTQPRILILDSPTVGVDVGAKASIYQLIHLLAQEGIAIVLISDEVPEVYYNCDRVLHFSGGSVVGEYRPGQVSQQQLAEAVNA from the coding sequence ATGGCTATCTCCGGGATGACGGCGGCGCAGGGCGCCCCGCTGATTGAACTGCAGCATCTGTCGATGACCTTTGGCGGCCAGCGGGCGCTGAACGATATTTCGCTGGCGCTGATGCCGGGCGAAGTGCACTGCCTGGCCGGCACCAACGGCTGCGGCAAGAGCACGCTGATCAAGGCGATTGCCGGCGTCTATCAGCCGGATGCCGGCAGCCGCATCACCCTGGGCGAGCGGCGCTTCAGCCGGCTTTCGCCGGAACAGGCGCGCGGCTTCGGCATTCAGGTTATCTATCAGGATCTGTCGCTGTTTCCCAACCTGACGGTGGCGGAAAACATTGCCTTCGAGCACAACCTGCGCGGCCTGCTGGGCTGGTATCGCCCGGCGCGGCTGCGGCGCACCGCCGAACGCCTGCTGAGCGAGCTGAATTTCAATCTGGATCTGGACCGCCGGGTGGAGGAACTGCCGATTGCCCAGCGCCAACAGGTGGCGATTTGCCGCGCGCTGGTGGCGCAAGCGCGGCTGGTTATCATGGATGAGCCCACCGCCTCGCTGACGCGCACCGAGGTGAACCAGCTGCTGCGCACGGTGAACTACCTGAAAGAGAAAGGCATTTGCGTGGTGTTCGTCAGCCACCGGCTGGATGAAGTGCTGGAGATCTCGGATCGCGTCACGGTGATCCGCGACGGCAACAAGATCGGCACCTGGCCGGCGGCGGAGATTACCAGTGAGCGGCTGACCGAGCTGATGACCGGCCTGAAGCTGGATTATCAGCTGAAGGCGCCGAATCTGAACCCCGAACGGGTGATGCTGGAAGTGGAGCGGCTCAGCCGCGGCGGGCAGTATCGCGACGTCAGCTTCCGGCTGCACCAGGGCGAAGTGCTCGGCCTGTGCGGGCTGCTGGGCTCCGGCCGCACCGAACTGGCGCTGAGCCTGTTCGGCATGACCCGGCCCGACAGCGGCAAAATCTACCTCGACAGCAAGCCGGTGCGCTTTCGCAGCCATGAGGATGCGATCAAATCGGGCATCGGCTATGTCTCGGAGGATCGCCTGACGCTGGGGCTGGTGCTGCAACAGTCGGTGGCGGACAACACCGTATTGACCATTCTCGACCAGCTGCGCGGCCGTTTTCGCCTGATCGACGACTACCGCAAGAACCGCATCGTGGCGCAGTGGATCGAGCGGCTCGGCGTGCGGGTGGCGGATCCCGAACAGGCGATCTCAACGCTGTCGGGGGGCAATCAGCAAAAGATCGTGCTGGCCAAGTGGGTGCTGACCCAGCCGCGGATCCTGATCCTCGATTCGCCCACCGTCGGCGTCGACGTCGGCGCCAAGGCCAGCATTTATCAGCTGATCCATCTGCTGGCGCAGGAGGGGATCGCCATCGTGCTGATCTCCGACGAGGTGCCGGAGGTGTATTACAACTGCGACCGGGTGCTGCACTTCAGCGGCGGCAGCGTGGTCGGCGAATACCGGCCCGGACAGGTCAGCCAGCAACAGCTTGCGGAGGCGGTAAATGCGTAA
- a CDS encoding ABC transporter permease, producing the protein MRKFSLRPRGNEGYLAWVLLLTVTVFSLLSEQFLTVQNLLDLSESYAVSGIFALGLFVVLVTGGIDISFAAVASVVQYLVASLATHYGLASPAGGILLALAVGVLLGMVNALLIYCLRIVSIIVTISMQALLFGMLMWLTNGRSLYALPDWWTLPRSVLPFQLGEQSYQVGLPTLVMLAVALLTWLLLNKTHLGRQLFAVGGDQESARRIGIRVGLLHLFAYGYLGAMAAIGGLVQVYRMGEVVPNALVGGELDVLAAAVLGGASLNGGKGSVIGTLMGVFLIGVLKNGLNLIGVSNYFMNIVIGLVIVAAITVTHYKKRKETDVGFA; encoded by the coding sequence ATGCGTAAATTCAGCCTGCGGCCGCGCGGCAATGAAGGCTATCTGGCCTGGGTATTGCTGCTGACGGTCACGGTATTTTCACTGCTCAGCGAGCAGTTTTTGACGGTGCAGAACCTGCTCGACCTGAGCGAAAGCTATGCGGTCAGCGGCATCTTCGCGCTCGGCCTGTTCGTGGTGCTGGTGACCGGCGGCATCGATATTTCCTTCGCCGCAGTGGCGTCCGTCGTGCAGTACCTGGTCGCCAGCCTGGCGACCCACTACGGACTGGCCAGCCCGGCGGGCGGCATTCTGCTGGCGCTGGCGGTCGGCGTTCTGCTGGGGATGGTCAATGCGCTGCTGATCTACTGCCTGCGCATCGTTTCAATCATCGTCACCATCAGCATGCAGGCATTGCTGTTCGGCATGCTGATGTGGCTGACCAACGGCCGCAGCCTGTATGCGCTGCCGGACTGGTGGACGCTGCCGCGCAGCGTGCTGCCGTTCCAGCTGGGCGAGCAAAGCTACCAGGTCGGCCTGCCGACGCTGGTGATGCTGGCGGTGGCGCTGCTGACCTGGCTGTTGCTGAACAAAACCCACCTCGGCCGCCAGCTGTTCGCCGTCGGCGGCGATCAGGAATCGGCGCGGCGCATCGGCATTCGCGTTGGGCTATTGCACCTGTTCGCCTATGGCTATCTGGGGGCGATGGCGGCGATTGGCGGGCTGGTGCAGGTCTACCGCATGGGGGAAGTGGTGCCCAACGCGCTGGTGGGCGGCGAACTGGACGTTCTGGCGGCGGCGGTGCTGGGCGGCGCCAGCCTGAACGGCGGCAAGGGCAGCGTGATCGGTACCCTGATGGGGGTATTCCTGATCGGCGTGCTGAAAAACGGCCTCAACCTGATCGGCGTCTCCAACTATTTCATGAATATCGTGATTGGCCTGGTGATCGTCGCGGCCATCACCGTCACCCATTACAAAAAACGCAAAGAAACCGACGTCGGTTTCGCCTGA